The Glycine soja cultivar W05 chromosome 8, ASM419377v2, whole genome shotgun sequence genome has a window encoding:
- the LOC114422736 gene encoding 40S ribosomal protein S20-like: MQQRLLLPFLCINVNNGDICYNEAHKAQLGGASGPDPQVRFTLSSLHVKNLKKVCADLVHGAKGKRLSVKGPVRMPTKALHITSRKSLCGEGTNT, from the exons ATGCAACAACGGCTTCTACTTCCCTTTTTGTGCATCAACGTGAATAATGGCGACATATGCTACAATGAAGCCCACAAAGCTCAGCTTGGAGGAGCCTCGGGACCAGATCCACAAGTAAGGTTCACTCTTTCCTCCTTGCACGTCAAAAACCTCAAGAAAG TTTGTGCGGACTTGGTTCATGGTGCAAAGGGCAAGCGGCTCAGTGTTAAGGGACCTGTCAGGATGCCCACTAAGGCTCTTCATATCACTTCCAGGAAGTCCCTTTGTGGTGAAG GTACCAACACATAG